AAGTACAAGTGCAACGCGAAGATGCAAAACTAGGAACGATTCGTTTAGAAGTCGTTAAAGCAGACAATGTGGCTGGTGGAACTTCTGTTTATGAGATTGCCAATCAAGTTGCTTTCTCTGGTTCTCGTGATAGACGAGGTGATGTGACACTTCTCATCAATGGCTTACCTATGATCCAAATTGAATTAAAATCTCAGAATCATCAATGCATTGAAGCTTTTAACCAAGTCAAAAAGTATGATAAAGAAGGCCAGTTTAGAGGTATCTTTTCAACCTTACAAATGTTTGTGGTCTCAAATAAAACAGATACAAGGTATATCGCTGCAGCTAAAGAAAATAAATTAAACCCTAACTTCTTGACCCAATGGGTAGATCAAAACAACAAACCACAAAAAGATCTCTTTGCCTTTGCCAAAGAAGTCCTATCTATCCCTCGTGCTCACCAAATGGTCATGACTTACTCTGTCATTGATGATGATAAAAAAGCACTAATTCTCCTTCGTCCTTATCAGATTCATGCAATCGAAGCCGTCGCTGAAGCGAGTCGTCACCGCAAGTCTGGCTATATCTGGCACACAACAGGTTCTGGAAAAACCTTAACTTCCTATAAAGTGGCTCGCAATATCCTTCAAATACCGGCCGTTGAAAAATCCATCTTTGTCATTGACCGAAAGGATTTAGATAATCAGACCGCTTCTGCTTTTCAATCCTATGCGCAAAATGATATCTTTGATGTCGATGAGACAGAAGATACGAGACAACTCATCAAAAATTTAGAATCCAGCGATCGTCGTGTTGTGGTCACCACCATTCAAAAACTCAATGCCATGATCAGTCAGATGGAAAGTTATGACACTCCAAAATTCAAGAAACTAAAAGAGCGTCTTGCACACTTAAATGTTGTCTTTGTTGTGGACGAATGCCACCGTGCTGTCACGCCAGAACGTCAACGTTATCTCACGAATACTTTTCGTAACAGTCGCTGGTATGGCTTTACCGGCACTCCTATCTTTGTGGAAAATAAGCGTGCTCAATTAGGTGATTTAGCCCAAACAACGGAACAGCAATACGGCAAATGTCTCCATCAATACACCGTTAAAGAAGCCATTCATGATAAAGCGGTTCTAGGCTTTCAAGTTGAGTATAAGACAACCATTCCTGATATGCCTGAAGACAGTATTCCGGAAGAAGCTTATGATCATGAAGAACATATGTTAGCTGTCTTAGATAGTATCATTAATCAATCACGCAAGAAACTTGGTTTTAATAATGGAATTGGTCAGACATTCGAAGGTTTACTAACCGTTAAGAGTATTGCTCGTGCCCAAGCCTATTATGATCTGATGAAGAAAGTTAAGGCTGGTGAAACGGATTTAGTCATTTCTAAGAAGGTCAAAGAAAAACTACCAGACTTTCCAAAGGTAGCTATTACTTATTCTATCACTGAAAATGACAATGCGTCTATCAGCCGACAAGATAAAATGACCAAAAATCTAGAAGACTATAATCACCTCTTTGGCACTAACTTTACCATCGATAACTTACAAGGCTATAACAGAGATTTAAATGATCGCTTAGCCCGTAAAAAAGATAAATTCAAAGACCGTCATGAACAATTAGACCTCGTGATTGTGGTTGACCGTCTCTTAACAGGTTTTGATGCGCCTTGTTTATCAACGATCTTTATTGATCGCCAGCCTATGAAACCTCAGCACATTATTCAAGCTTTCTCACGAACCAACCGTATCTTTGAAAGTAGAAAACATTACGGTCAGGTTGTGACTTTCCAAACACCACTTCGTTTTAAAGAAGCTGTCGACAAAGCGCTTAGCCTCTACTCTAATGGGGGTGAAAACGACGTTTTGGCCCCTTCTTGGGAAGAAGAAAAAGCAAGATTCTTTGAAAAAGTAACAGTATTAAAAAATATAGTTCCTGATCCAGACGCTTTCCCAACTATTGAGAGCGCACAGACAGCTTTTCTCAAACAATACGCCAAAGCCTTTCAAGCGTTTGATAAACTCTTTGCATCTGTACAGGTCTATAGTGATTTTAATGAAACACTGTTGAGTGAGGTTGGGTTATCAGATGAAGTGATTGATACTTATAAAGGCACTTACCAAAATGTCATTGCAGAAATACGAAAGCGAAGAGAAGATGACGAAGCCATCCCAGAGATCAATATCGACTATGAGCTAGAAAGTGTTCAGATGGATGATATCAACTATCACTATATCTTGACCTTAATTCAAGCCTTTGTCGATCAAGAACAAGAAGCTCTTCAAGAAAGGCTCAATGACAATCCTATG
The genomic region above belongs to Streptococcus pyogenes and contains:
- a CDS encoding type I restriction endonuclease subunit R, which gives rise to MGNQTKTELELEKELIHLLETGESQWTYRKELKTEDALWDNFFKILAQNNTQYLNEEPLTASEKEQIKNQLNFVNYYEAAKWLAGENGIAKVQVQREDAKLGTIRLEVVKADNVAGGTSVYEIANQVAFSGSRDRRGDVTLLINGLPMIQIELKSQNHQCIEAFNQVKKYDKEGQFRGIFSTLQMFVVSNKTDTRYIAAAKENKLNPNFLTQWVDQNNKPQKDLFAFAKEVLSIPRAHQMVMTYSVIDDDKKALILLRPYQIHAIEAVAEASRHRKSGYIWHTTGSGKTLTSYKVARNILQIPAVEKSIFVIDRKDLDNQTASAFQSYAQNDIFDVDETEDTRQLIKNLESSDRRVVVTTIQKLNAMISQMESYDTPKFKKLKERLAHLNVVFVVDECHRAVTPERQRYLTNTFRNSRWYGFTGTPIFVENKRAQLGDLAQTTEQQYGKCLHQYTVKEAIHDKAVLGFQVEYKTTIPDMPEDSIPEEAYDHEEHMLAVLDSIINQSRKKLGFNNGIGQTFEGLLTVKSIARAQAYYDLMKKVKAGETDLVISKKVKEKLPDFPKVAITYSITENDNASISRQDKMTKNLEDYNHLFGTNFTIDNLQGYNRDLNDRLARKKDKFKDRHEQLDLVIVVDRLLTGFDAPCLSTIFIDRQPMKPQHIIQAFSRTNRIFESRKHYGQVVTFQTPLRFKEAVDKALSLYSNGGENDVLAPSWEEEKARFFEKVTVLKNIVPDPDAFPTIESAQTAFLKQYAKAFQAFDKLFASVQVYSDFNETLLSEVGLSDEVIDTYKGTYQNVIAEIRKRREDDEAIPEINIDYELESVQMDDINYHYILTLIQAFVDQEQEALQERLNDNPMDQYIQDLAKSNPAMADSLAELWQDIQKEPKAYEGKSIVYELDNLIGDKIQRAIKHFADQWKADPDKLAFVATNYHSANSTKQVGMSTLKESLDYQAYKEKQGDSAMNKLKYKSQFERELVQFIRDQIQPLKGH